A window from Prochlorococcus marinus CUG1435 encodes these proteins:
- a CDS encoding DUF2862 domain-containing protein, whose protein sequence is MAETKLLPKIGSKIKININKVKDRLPAKLIDQISSNPKAVITGYKMTDGRSIGITAKFQNGEQNWFFPEEIEKG, encoded by the coding sequence ATGGCTGAAACAAAATTATTACCCAAAATCGGTAGTAAAATCAAAATTAACATTAACAAAGTAAAAGATAGACTACCAGCGAAATTAATTGATCAAATATCCTCTAATCCTAAAGCCGTAATAACAGGCTATAAAATGACAGATGGCAGGAGTATTGGAATCACCGCAAAATTTCAGAATGGTGAGCAAAACTGGTTTTTCCCAGAAGAAATTGAGAAAGGTTAA
- the topA gene encoding type I DNA topoisomerase, with the protein MDHTLVIVESPTKAKTIRKFLPSNYEVLASMGHVRDLPKGAAEIPAAVKKEKWSRIGVNTTEDFEPLYIVPKDKKKVVKELKDALKGATQLLLATDEDREGESISWHLLQILKPKIPTKRMVFHEITKKAINKALDQTREIDMELVQAQETRRILDRLFGYELSPLLWKKVAPRLSAGRVQSVSVRLLVRRERERRSFKKASYWGIKASLVKDNVTFETKLFSLNGQRISNGTDFDEQTGKLKPGNKSLIIGEEKVNDLLKTFSSEDWVVSKIEKKPSTRKPVPPFTTSTLQQEANRKLRLSARETMRCAQGLYERGFITYMRTDSVHLSEQAIRAARECVSSMYGKEYLSNSPRQFNSTARNAQEAHEAIRPAGEVFKTPKETNLTGRDLSLYDLIWKRTVASQMAEARLTMINAEISVGDGLFKSSGKSIDFAGFFRAYVEGSDDPSSSLEQQEIILPNLTTGTSIEVTNKESTFHETKPPARYTEAALVKVLEKEGIGRPSTYASIIGTIVDRGYANLSSNTLAPTFTAFAVTALLEEHFPDLVDTTFTAKMESSLDEISSGNLEWLPYLETFYKGKNGLEVKVQKTEGDIDGKAYRQVDFEDLPCVVRIGSNGPWLEGIKIDESGNEIQAKGNLPMDITPGDLDIKQVDQILSGPSDLGTDPKTGEKVFLRFGPYGPYVQLGNNDQDKAKPRRASLPKELKTDDLTLDEALVLLSLPRLLGVHPEGGFVEADRGRFGPYIKWIKNENESENRSLKKEDDVFTVDIKRALEILAMPKMGRGGQEVIKDFGKPKEFKEKIQILNGRYGVYLKCGKTNVSIPKDTDLEKFTIDDAVSLLEEKLKDKKASILKKTKISNKKTISKKKS; encoded by the coding sequence TTGGATCACACACTTGTTATTGTTGAAAGTCCCACCAAAGCAAAAACTATAAGAAAGTTTTTGCCTTCTAATTATGAAGTTCTTGCTTCAATGGGACATGTAAGAGATCTTCCAAAAGGGGCGGCTGAAATCCCTGCTGCAGTTAAAAAGGAAAAATGGTCAAGGATTGGAGTAAATACAACGGAAGATTTTGAACCACTTTACATAGTTCCTAAAGATAAGAAAAAGGTTGTTAAAGAGCTGAAAGATGCTTTGAAAGGTGCTACCCAACTATTACTGGCAACTGATGAAGATAGAGAGGGAGAGAGTATTAGTTGGCATCTCCTGCAAATACTTAAGCCTAAAATACCAACTAAGAGAATGGTTTTTCATGAAATTACAAAAAAGGCAATTAATAAAGCTTTAGACCAAACAAGAGAAATTGATATGGAACTTGTTCAGGCACAAGAAACAAGAAGAATCTTGGACAGGCTTTTTGGATATGAATTATCTCCTTTACTTTGGAAGAAGGTAGCTCCCCGATTATCTGCGGGTCGTGTTCAATCAGTTTCTGTTAGACTTCTTGTTAGAAGAGAGAGAGAAAGAAGATCTTTTAAAAAAGCTAGTTACTGGGGGATTAAAGCTTCCCTAGTAAAAGATAATGTTACTTTCGAAACGAAATTATTCAGTTTAAACGGACAAAGAATTTCTAATGGTACCGATTTCGATGAACAGACCGGTAAATTAAAACCAGGAAATAAATCTCTAATAATTGGAGAAGAAAAAGTAAATGATTTATTGAAGACTTTTTCTTCAGAAGATTGGGTAGTCTCAAAAATTGAAAAAAAACCATCCACTCGTAAGCCAGTTCCTCCATTTACAACAAGTACATTGCAACAAGAAGCAAACAGAAAGCTTCGTTTGTCTGCAAGGGAAACTATGAGATGTGCACAAGGACTTTATGAGAGAGGTTTTATAACATATATGAGGACTGATTCAGTTCATCTCTCCGAACAAGCTATAAGAGCTGCTAGAGAATGTGTCAGTTCTATGTACGGAAAAGAATATTTATCTAATTCACCAAGACAATTCAATTCAACTGCAAGAAATGCTCAAGAAGCACACGAAGCTATTAGGCCGGCAGGTGAGGTATTTAAAACACCAAAGGAAACTAATCTGACTGGTAGAGACTTATCTCTTTACGATTTAATTTGGAAAAGAACTGTAGCTAGTCAAATGGCGGAAGCTAGGCTAACAATGATTAATGCTGAAATTAGTGTGGGGGATGGATTATTTAAATCGAGCGGCAAAAGTATTGATTTCGCAGGATTCTTCAGAGCTTATGTCGAGGGAAGTGATGACCCGAGTTCATCCCTTGAACAGCAAGAAATTATTCTCCCAAACCTAACAACTGGAACAAGTATTGAAGTTACTAATAAGGAATCTACTTTTCATGAAACCAAACCGCCAGCTAGATATACAGAGGCTGCATTAGTTAAAGTTCTTGAAAAAGAAGGAATTGGAAGACCCTCTACCTATGCAAGCATTATTGGGACAATTGTTGATAGAGGTTATGCAAATTTATCTTCAAATACTTTGGCGCCAACTTTTACAGCTTTTGCGGTTACTGCTCTATTAGAAGAACATTTTCCTGATCTGGTTGATACTACTTTTACGGCTAAAATGGAGTCTTCATTGGATGAAATATCTTCAGGCAATCTTGAGTGGCTACCATACCTAGAGACTTTCTACAAAGGCAAAAATGGCCTAGAGGTAAAAGTTCAGAAAACAGAGGGTGATATTGATGGTAAGGCTTATAGACAAGTTGATTTCGAAGACCTGCCTTGCGTAGTCAGAATAGGTTCTAACGGCCCTTGGCTAGAGGGTATAAAAATTGATGAATCTGGTAATGAAATTCAGGCTAAAGGTAATCTTCCAATGGATATAACTCCTGGAGATTTAGACATTAAGCAAGTTGATCAAATTTTAAGTGGCCCATCAGATCTTGGAACTGATCCAAAAACTGGGGAAAAAGTCTTTTTAAGATTTGGTCCTTATGGACCTTACGTTCAATTGGGAAATAATGATCAAGATAAAGCTAAACCTAGAAGAGCTTCATTACCCAAAGAGTTGAAAACTGATGATCTAACTCTAGATGAGGCTCTTGTACTATTAAGTTTGCCTAGATTGTTAGGAGTTCATCCTGAAGGAGGTTTTGTTGAGGCTGATAGAGGAAGATTTGGACCATATATTAAATGGATTAAAAATGAAAATGAATCTGAAAACAGATCATTAAAGAAAGAGGATGATGTTTTTACAGTTGATATAAAAAGAGCATTAGAAATTCTTGCGATGCCAAAAATGGGTAGAGGCGGTCAAGAGGTAATTAAAGACTTTGGAAAACCGAAAGAATTTAAAGAAAAAATCCAAATATTAAATGGAAGATATGGGGTCTATTTAAAATGTGGCAAAACTAATGTTTCGATTCCCAAAGATACTGACTTAGAAAAATTTACTATAGATGATGCCGTTTCTCTTTTAGAAGAAAAACTAAAAGATAAAAAAGCCTCTATTTTAAAAAAAACAAAAATAAGTAATAAAAAAACTATAAGTAAGAAGAAAAGTTAG
- a CDS encoding ABC transporter ATP-binding protein: MSKKVASLENLSKTYGKEDLTVKALDNINLEIYKGDYLAVMGASGSGKSTAMNIIGCLDRPSEGIYKLNGIPVENLSDDELAEIRNQKLGFVFQQFHLLSDATALENVTLPMIYAGIEPEQRLERGKNALKKVGLSERMNNRPNQLSGGQQQRVAIARAIINNPAILLADEPTGALDSKTTEDVLDLFDKLHESGITIVLVTHEDEVANRAKKIAKFKDGRIVELKVN; this comes from the coding sequence ATGTCTAAGAAAGTCGCTAGTTTAGAAAATTTATCTAAAACATATGGGAAAGAGGATCTAACTGTTAAAGCCTTAGACAACATAAACTTAGAAATTTATAAAGGTGATTATTTAGCTGTAATGGGAGCTAGTGGCTCAGGCAAAAGTACAGCTATGAATATTATTGGATGTCTAGATAGACCATCTGAAGGTATTTATAAATTAAATGGTATTCCTGTTGAGAACTTATCCGATGATGAGCTCGCGGAAATACGTAACCAAAAATTAGGCTTCGTTTTTCAACAATTTCATCTTCTTTCAGATGCAACTGCCCTTGAAAACGTAACTTTGCCTATGATTTATGCTGGTATTGAGCCTGAGCAAAGATTAGAACGAGGTAAAAATGCCTTAAAAAAAGTTGGCCTTTCAGAAAGAATGAATAATCGCCCAAACCAACTATCCGGAGGTCAACAACAAAGAGTTGCAATTGCGAGGGCTATTATAAATAACCCTGCAATTTTGTTAGCAGACGAACCTACTGGAGCACTAGATTCAAAAACTACTGAAGATGTATTAGATCTTTTTGACAAACTGCATGAATCTGGAATTACTATAGTTTTAGTTACACACGAAGATGAAGTTGCAAATCGAGCAAAAAAAATAGCCAAATTCAAGGATGGAAGAATAGTTGAATTAAAAGTTAATTAA
- the hisF gene encoding imidazole glycerol phosphate synthase subunit HisF codes for MVALRLIPCLDVANGRVVKGVNFVNLRDSGDPVELACRYSDEGADELVFLDIRASVENRNTLVDLVSRTAKSVKIPFTVGGGIDSVSSINDLLRAGADKVSLNSSAVRNPELIAKSSSEFGNQCIVIAIDARRKVNKVDEWEVYVKGGRDNTGIDVLSWAKKVEELGAGEILLTSMDGDGTQNGYDLNLTESVAKIVDIPVIASGGAGSLEDIYDVFKEGRASAALLASLLHDKKLTLQEIKAFLLEKNLPIRPYE; via the coding sequence ATGGTAGCTCTTCGTTTAATTCCTTGTTTAGATGTCGCCAATGGCAGAGTGGTTAAAGGTGTAAATTTTGTTAACTTAAGAGACTCAGGCGATCCTGTTGAATTAGCTTGTAGGTATTCTGATGAAGGCGCAGATGAATTAGTATTTTTAGATATTAGAGCAAGTGTTGAAAATAGGAATACATTAGTTGACCTTGTTTCTAGGACAGCAAAATCAGTCAAAATCCCTTTTACTGTAGGTGGAGGTATAGATTCTGTTTCTTCTATTAATGATCTTTTAAGAGCGGGAGCGGATAAAGTGAGTTTGAATTCCTCAGCTGTTAGAAATCCTGAATTAATTGCTAAAAGTTCTAGTGAATTTGGTAATCAATGCATCGTAATAGCAATTGATGCTAGAAGAAAAGTTAACAAGGTTGATGAATGGGAGGTATATGTAAAAGGTGGGCGAGACAATACTGGAATAGATGTATTAAGTTGGGCAAAAAAAGTTGAGGAATTAGGCGCAGGGGAAATTTTACTAACTTCAATGGATGGTGATGGAACTCAGAATGGATATGATTTAAATTTGACAGAATCCGTTGCTAAGATTGTTGACATTCCAGTAATTGCTTCAGGAGGAGCAGGCTCTTTAGAAGATATCTATGATGTTTTCAAAGAAGGCAGGGCATCAGCAGCACTTTTAGCATCATTACTTCATGATAAGAAACTTACTTTACAAGAAATAAAAGCTTTCCTCCTCGAAAAAAATCTTCCAATTAGACCATATGAATAA
- a CDS encoding biotin--[acetyl-CoA-carboxylase] ligase — protein sequence MKVIGSAAKTVFYLKKIQGQYPSWRLLYKIKCKSTENELTNLLGYSEIKKNQPVAIIAREQFSGFGQNSKTWVSPKGGIWLSAAYPIFSKEFASQIFNLSLGVKICEMLRQENVDVCLKWPNDIFFGSKKLIGFLPRVITRGKEIIYVRIGLGMNVLNYTPSEGISLSKILQTKNINQHYWTAKVLKAFHDSIECNKKKEYVIESANKFLSKSFLPSGYCPNTWKIKDIDLNGNLRIENETQLKLIRRF from the coding sequence GTGAAAGTTATTGGATCTGCAGCTAAGACAGTTTTTTATTTAAAAAAGATTCAGGGTCAATATCCAAGTTGGAGACTTCTTTACAAAATAAAATGTAAAAGTACCGAAAATGAGCTAACAAACTTACTTGGATATTCTGAAATAAAGAAAAATCAGCCAGTAGCGATAATCGCAAGAGAACAATTCTCAGGGTTTGGCCAAAACTCAAAAACTTGGGTTTCTCCAAAAGGCGGGATTTGGTTAAGTGCAGCTTATCCAATATTCTCAAAAGAATTTGCAAGTCAAATATTTAATTTGTCTTTAGGTGTCAAGATATGTGAAATGCTTAGACAAGAGAATGTAGATGTTTGTTTGAAATGGCCAAATGATATTTTTTTTGGTTCAAAAAAGTTGATTGGATTTTTACCAAGGGTGATAACTAGAGGCAAAGAAATTATCTATGTAAGAATCGGACTTGGTATGAATGTCTTAAATTACACTCCATCAGAGGGTATTTCATTATCAAAAATACTTCAAACTAAGAATATTAATCAACATTATTGGACAGCTAAAGTTCTTAAAGCTTTTCATGATTCAATTGAATGTAATAAGAAGAAAGAATATGTGATTGAATCTGCAAATAAGTTTCTTTCCAAAAGTTTTTTACCTAGTGGTTATTGTCCTAATACATGGAAAATTAAAGATATTGATTTAAATGGGAATTTAAGAATTGAAAATGAAACTCAACTTAAGTTAATTAGAAGGTTTTAA
- a CDS encoding TIGR00303 family protein, protein MYSTELGINFFGNESNKKNKLNKIEIMKKNINNFKIFLVIAGTNTSQIQGISAAGINAKSRKKTALADAEFLLKGASKDHKYKLPLLNAGVTPALISHVCSKLINIYPVIVPLGIGVKPYFNHLVVEDRDLGPSNCLTTGRSMSKERVINLYERGLAIGKSSKQPILISESVPGGTTTAQAVMEAFGLRVSNLVGSSLFKAPRELRRKVVQKGLLSANLKTDFDSFDVVAAVGDPFQAFSMGLLIGARLASQPVILSGGSQMIALIVLALEFLDVKNKDDFIEDVFIATTGWLLKDNSLNDLLNLINEKYEVKLLGLASPLNFKSSIYKELKDYELGHVKEGVGAGGISLLAFLYGFKNREIVSLCQQNLEMMKYLGQISLEKDC, encoded by the coding sequence ATGTACAGTACAGAATTAGGGATAAATTTTTTTGGTAATGAATCCAATAAAAAAAATAAACTTAATAAGATAGAAATAATGAAAAAGAATATAAATAATTTCAAAATATTTCTTGTAATTGCAGGCACTAATACATCTCAAATTCAAGGAATTTCTGCTGCAGGTATTAATGCAAAATCAAGGAAAAAAACTGCGCTGGCAGATGCCGAATTTTTGCTTAAAGGTGCTTCTAAAGATCATAAATATAAATTGCCTCTACTCAATGCAGGAGTAACTCCTGCCCTAATAAGTCATGTTTGTTCAAAACTTATAAATATTTATCCAGTCATTGTTCCTCTCGGAATAGGAGTAAAGCCTTATTTTAATCATTTGGTTGTAGAAGATAGAGATTTGGGCCCATCAAATTGTCTTACTACTGGTAGATCTATGTCCAAAGAGAGAGTTATAAATCTCTATGAAAGAGGTCTTGCGATAGGAAAATCATCAAAACAACCAATCTTAATTTCTGAATCTGTACCAGGGGGTACCACAACTGCTCAGGCAGTAATGGAAGCTTTTGGTTTGCGAGTCTCTAATTTAGTAGGGAGTAGTTTATTTAAAGCTCCAAGAGAACTCAGAAGAAAAGTAGTGCAAAAAGGACTTTTAAGCGCAAATCTCAAAACTGATTTTGACTCTTTTGATGTTGTTGCAGCAGTAGGTGATCCTTTCCAAGCTTTCTCAATGGGTCTATTAATTGGTGCCAGATTAGCAAGCCAACCTGTCATATTGTCTGGCGGAAGTCAGATGATAGCTCTCATTGTGCTTGCATTAGAATTTTTAGATGTAAAAAATAAAGATGACTTTATTGAAGATGTTTTTATTGCGACAACTGGTTGGCTTTTAAAAGATAATTCTCTAAATGATTTATTAAATCTAATTAATGAAAAATATGAAGTCAAATTATTAGGTTTAGCAAGTCCTTTAAATTTTAAATCATCAATATACAAAGAATTGAAAGATTATGAATTAGGTCATGTAAAAGAAGGTGTAGGTGCTGGTGGAATATCATTGCTTGCTTTTTTATATGGATTTAAAAATAGAGAAATAGTTTCATTGTGTCAACAAAATCTGGAAATGATGAAGTACCTAGGTCAAATTTCTTTAGAGAAGGATTGCTGA
- the chlG gene encoding chlorophyll synthase ChlG — protein MNDPKQLLGIKGASETSSIWKLRIQLMKPITWIPLIWGVICGAAASGNFEWTFSNVLASLACMLMSGPLLAGYTQTINDFFDKEIDAINEPNRPIPSGKISIKDVKIQIWVLLIAGLLVAYLLDLYAQHKFPSVLLLALGGSFVSYIYSAPPLKLKQNGWLGNYALGASYIALPWWAGQALFGKLTFVTALLTLAYSLSGLGIAVINDFKSVEGDSKLGLNSLPVVFGIKNASRISAGLIDIFQLAMVVVLVIIGQHLASVILVLLVIPQITFQDMWLLRDPLKFDVKYQASAQPFLITGMLVTALAIGHSFLVA, from the coding sequence GTGAATGATCCAAAACAACTATTAGGAATTAAGGGCGCCTCTGAAACTTCAAGTATATGGAAGCTCCGAATACAGTTAATGAAGCCAATTACTTGGATCCCTTTGATATGGGGTGTTATTTGTGGTGCAGCTGCAAGTGGAAATTTTGAATGGACATTTAGTAATGTTTTAGCTTCACTGGCATGCATGTTAATGAGTGGACCACTTCTGGCAGGTTATACACAAACCATAAATGATTTTTTTGATAAAGAAATTGACGCAATTAACGAACCAAACAGACCAATTCCTTCTGGAAAAATTTCAATTAAAGATGTAAAAATTCAAATCTGGGTATTACTTATTGCAGGCTTATTAGTTGCTTATCTATTAGATTTATATGCTCAACATAAATTTCCCTCCGTCTTACTTTTAGCATTAGGAGGATCTTTTGTTAGTTATATATATTCTGCTCCGCCCCTTAAATTAAAACAAAATGGTTGGCTAGGGAATTATGCATTAGGCGCATCATATATAGCTTTACCTTGGTGGGCAGGACAAGCCTTGTTTGGGAAATTAACTTTTGTGACGGCATTACTAACACTTGCTTACAGCCTCTCTGGACTTGGTATTGCTGTTATTAATGATTTCAAAAGCGTTGAAGGAGACTCAAAGCTAGGCTTGAATTCGTTACCAGTAGTATTTGGAATTAAAAATGCAAGTAGAATTAGTGCAGGACTAATCGACATTTTTCAATTAGCGATGGTTGTAGTGTTAGTCATTATTGGTCAACATTTAGCCTCTGTAATTTTAGTTTTATTGGTAATTCCACAAATTACATTTCAAGATATGTGGTTACTAAGAGATCCTCTAAAGTTTGATGTCAAATATCAAGCAAGTGCCCAACCCTTTCTTATCACTGGGATGTTAGTCACAGCTTTAGCGATAGGACATAGTTTTTTAGTTGCTTAG
- a CDS encoding DUF721 domain-containing protein, with translation MNRRYPDPLKNCLDNFKKSWGDLDKLSKINENWKNLIGLELFQECKPLNIENKILTIAVNHPQWRQALIYNKHKLKERIEKIGITLNEIKIIQNYEIKNKIIKATNAKVVWAKHPSRIHQNNMCICTLCNAPTPEGEIKRWGKCSFCWRKKNN, from the coding sequence GTGAATAGAAGGTATCCAGATCCATTAAAAAATTGTCTTGATAATTTCAAAAAATCATGGGGTGACTTAGATAAACTTTCTAAAATCAACGAAAACTGGAAGAACTTAATCGGTTTGGAGCTATTTCAAGAATGCAAACCATTAAATATTGAAAACAAAATACTTACTATTGCAGTAAATCATCCACAGTGGCGCCAAGCCTTAATCTATAACAAGCATAAATTAAAAGAGAGAATCGAGAAAATTGGGATAACTTTGAATGAAATAAAAATAATACAAAATTATGAAATTAAAAATAAAATTATTAAAGCTACTAATGCAAAGGTAGTTTGGGCAAAACATCCAAGCAGAATCCATCAAAATAATATGTGCATTTGTACTCTCTGTAATGCCCCAACTCCTGAGGGCGAAATTAAAAGATGGGGGAAGTGTTCTTTTTGTTGGAGAAAAAAAAATAACTAA
- a CDS encoding NAD(P)H-quinone oxidoreductase subunit N, translated as MPNEIFTINLNAQAIIPEAFILLGIVGTLLVDLAGEKTASKWAPIICYLSIGSSLLSLALQWTDPVNSAFLGSFNSDNLAIAFRAIIALSTLVSLLISWRYTEQSGSPIGEFAAIVLSATLGAMLLCGSTDLISVFISLETLSVASYLLSGYLKRDPRSSEAALKYLLVGSAAAAVYLYGSSFLYGLSGSTNLTTIGLEIINKPSFITSLALVFVLSTVAFKIAAVPFHQWTPDVYEGSPTPVVAFLSVGSKTAGFAFAIRILSTTFSSFDEEWKLLFTILAILSMALGNVVALAQTSMKRMLAYSSIGQAGFVMIGIVSGTQDGLSAAVLYLAAYLFMNLGAFSCVILFSLRTGSDRIIDYSGLYQKDPLITLGLSLCLLSLGGLPPMLGFFGKIYLFFAGWANHQYLLVIVGLVTSVISIYYYISVIKMMVVKEPQEASEIVKSYPEINWGIVGLPPLRIALYTCVAVTALGGILSNPLFKLANTAVSETPFLKDIIATANNIS; from the coding sequence GTGCCCAACGAAATCTTTACAATTAATCTAAATGCTCAAGCCATTATTCCAGAGGCTTTTATCTTACTAGGCATTGTTGGGACACTTCTTGTAGATTTGGCAGGAGAAAAAACTGCATCAAAGTGGGCACCAATAATTTGCTATTTATCAATTGGTAGCTCTCTTTTAAGTTTAGCCTTGCAATGGACTGATCCAGTAAATAGTGCATTTCTAGGTTCCTTTAATTCAGATAATTTAGCAATCGCATTTAGAGCAATAATAGCTTTATCAACTTTAGTTTCTTTACTTATTAGCTGGCGTTACACAGAACAAAGTGGAAGCCCTATTGGGGAGTTCGCAGCGATAGTTCTTTCGGCAACTCTTGGAGCAATGCTTTTGTGTGGATCCACTGACCTTATTAGTGTATTTATATCACTTGAGACTTTATCTGTAGCGAGCTATTTACTTTCTGGTTATCTCAAGAGAGATCCAAGAAGTTCAGAAGCAGCTTTAAAATACTTGCTTGTTGGGTCAGCTGCTGCTGCTGTCTATTTGTATGGCTCCTCTTTTCTTTATGGATTAAGTGGTTCAACAAACTTAACAACTATTGGTTTAGAGATTATAAATAAACCCTCCTTCATCACTTCTCTAGCTCTCGTATTTGTCTTATCAACTGTTGCTTTTAAAATTGCTGCAGTTCCCTTTCATCAATGGACTCCTGATGTTTATGAAGGATCACCTACACCTGTAGTTGCTTTTTTATCCGTCGGTTCAAAGACAGCAGGTTTTGCTTTTGCGATAAGAATATTAAGCACTACTTTCTCTTCATTCGATGAAGAATGGAAACTATTATTTACTATTTTGGCCATCTTGAGCATGGCTCTAGGAAATGTTGTAGCGCTAGCTCAAACCTCAATGAAAAGGATGTTAGCTTACAGTTCTATTGGACAAGCAGGATTTGTAATGATCGGAATAGTATCTGGGACACAAGATGGTTTATCAGCCGCTGTTTTATATTTGGCTGCATATTTATTTATGAATCTGGGAGCATTTTCATGTGTAATACTCTTCTCACTAAGAACTGGTTCTGACAGAATTATTGATTACTCTGGACTTTATCAAAAAGATCCTCTCATCACATTAGGTTTAAGCCTTTGTCTCCTATCTCTTGGAGGTTTACCTCCAATGTTAGGATTTTTTGGAAAGATCTATTTGTTCTTTGCAGGTTGGGCAAATCATCAATATCTACTAGTAATCGTTGGATTAGTAACTTCAGTTATATCTATCTATTACTATATTTCAGTGATCAAAATGATGGTGGTTAAAGAGCCACAAGAAGCTTCTGAAATAGTCAAATCATATCCTGAAATAAACTGGGGAATTGTAGGATTACCTCCCTTAAGAATTGCGCTTTATACTTGCGTAGCGGTAACCGCTCTTGGAGGAATTCTATCTAATCCTCTTTTTAAATTAGCTAATACAGCAGTTTCAGAGACTCCTTTCTTAAAAGATATTATTGCAACAGCAAACAATATTTCCTAG
- the ubiE gene encoding bifunctional demethylmenaquinone methyltransferase/2-methoxy-6-polyprenyl-1,4-benzoquinol methylase UbiE, translating to MKFTKTIEVKNIFNKISYKYDFLNNLLSFGLHRLWKRKLVNLLEPLNGEDWADLCCGTGDLAFLISERVSPMGSITGIDSAEDILNIAKKKSELKNNKFIKWEIKDVLEINDYSKNFDGICMSYGLRNLNNVEEGIKKVFYLLKDKGRAGFLDFNHSTKNSLSNIFQKIYLKFIVVTISRLFDLGPEYAYIEKSIRNFPKKNELINIAKEVGFVKAEYRTILGGQMGILILNK from the coding sequence ATGAAATTCACAAAAACTATCGAAGTCAAAAATATATTTAATAAGATTTCTTATAAATATGACTTTTTAAATAATCTATTAAGTTTTGGTCTGCACAGATTATGGAAAAGAAAATTAGTTAACTTATTGGAACCTTTAAATGGTGAAGATTGGGCTGATTTATGCTGTGGAACTGGAGATTTAGCATTCTTAATTTCTGAAAGAGTTAGTCCAATGGGCTCAATTACAGGGATTGATAGTGCAGAGGATATCTTAAATATTGCAAAGAAAAAATCAGAACTAAAAAACAATAAATTTATTAAATGGGAAATTAAAGATGTTTTAGAAATAAATGATTATTCAAAAAATTTTGATGGGATTTGTATGTCATATGGACTAAGAAACTTGAATAATGTTGAAGAAGGAATAAAAAAAGTTTTTTATCTTTTGAAGGATAAAGGAAGGGCAGGATTCCTGGATTTTAATCACTCAACAAAAAATTCTTTATCAAATATTTTTCAGAAAATTTATTTGAAATTTATTGTAGTAACCATTTCGCGGCTTTTTGATTTAGGTCCAGAGTACGCATATATTGAAAAAAGTATTAGAAATTTTCCAAAGAAAAATGAGCTTATAAACATTGCTAAGGAAGTTGGATTTGTAAAAGCTGAATATAGAACTATTTTGGGCGGGCAAATGGGAATACTAATTTTAAATAAATAA
- a CDS encoding DUF2232 domain-containing protein — MKITTKTEALNIVETSYLASLSSLLWVALYYLPIGGALLRLILPLPIILLHLRRGTKIALEGLLIQFLLLFIIMGPVRGTLFLFPYGILAFWLGWCWFKEKSWGLSLTLGVIIGTLGFLLRVIALSTLVGDNLWVLITRASYGLIEKLIGLFNLPLYPSILSIQLGAILLIIFQEIVYVLTVHIVAYSLFPRFKLTIPDPPRLLNSLIDLNN, encoded by the coding sequence ATGAAAATAACAACAAAAACTGAAGCATTAAATATTGTTGAGACCTCATATTTAGCTTCTCTTTCGTCTTTATTATGGGTAGCACTATATTATTTGCCAATTGGAGGAGCTTTATTAAGGTTGATTTTACCCCTTCCAATTATTTTGTTGCACTTAAGAAGAGGAACGAAAATTGCATTGGAAGGACTCTTAATACAATTTCTACTTTTATTCATAATTATGGGTCCTGTTAGAGGAACTTTATTTTTATTTCCTTATGGGATCTTGGCTTTTTGGTTGGGGTGGTGTTGGTTTAAAGAAAAGAGTTGGGGACTTAGTTTAACTTTAGGAGTTATTATTGGAACCCTTGGCTTCTTACTACGCGTAATAGCATTATCTACATTGGTTGGGGATAATCTTTGGGTCTTAATTACTAGAGCGAGTTATGGTCTAATAGAAAAGTTAATTGGATTATTTAATTTACCTCTATATCCCTCAATTTTGAGTATCCAATTAGGTGCAATTTTATTAATAATTTTTCAAGAAATAGTTTATGTTTTAACTGTACATATAGTTGCCTATTCTTTGTTTCCTAGATTTAAATTAACTATCCCAGATCCTCCAAGATTATTGAATAGCTTAATTGATCTAAATAATTGA